In Corynebacterium nuruki S6-4, the following proteins share a genomic window:
- a CDS encoding YccF domain-containing protein, translating to MRLLLNIIWLVLSGFWLFCAYVLAGLIACVLIVTIPFGIASFRIAGYVLWPFGRQVVDAPGAGVASGIGNVIWFLVAGLWLAIGHIATALALAVTVIGLPLAWANLKLIPVTCFPFGKRVVKSRDLAHAPVPVQY from the coding sequence GTGCGGCTGCTGCTCAACATCATCTGGCTGGTGCTGTCCGGCTTCTGGCTGTTCTGCGCCTATGTCCTCGCCGGACTCATCGCCTGCGTGCTCATCGTGACGATCCCGTTCGGGATCGCCTCGTTCCGCATCGCCGGCTACGTCCTCTGGCCCTTCGGGCGCCAGGTCGTCGACGCCCCGGGCGCGGGTGTGGCGTCCGGCATCGGCAACGTGATCTGGTTCCTCGTCGCCGGACTGTGGCTGGCGATCGGGCATATCGCCACGGCGCTGGCACTGGCGGTCACCGTCATCGGCCTGCCGCTGGCCTGGGCGAACCTCAAACTCATCCCGGTGACGTGCTTCCCCTTCGGCAAGCGGGTCGTGAAGTCCCGCGACCTGGCGCACGCGCCGGTACCGGTGCAGTACTGA
- the aceA gene encoding isocitrate lyase, with product MSNVGQARTAAEIQKDWDENPRWTNVKRDYTAEQVAELQGTVVEEHTLARRGSEILWDAVNQEGDGYINALGALTGNQAVQQVRAGLKAVYLSGWQVAGDANLAGQTYPDQSLYPANSVPNVVQRINNALSRADEISRVEGDDSVDNWLVPIVADGEAGFGGALNVYELQKAMINAGAAGTHWEDQLASEKKCGHLGGKVLIPTQQHIRTLNSARLAADVANTPTVVVARTDAEAATLITSDVDERDHEFLTGERSAEGYYYTKNGLEPCIARAKSFAPYADLIWMETGTPDLELAKKFAEGVRSEHPDQLLAYNCSPSFKWSAHLDDDEIAKFQNELGAMGFKFQFITLAGFHALNYSMFDLAYGYARNQMSAFVDLQNREFKAAEERGFTAVKHQREVGAGYFDRIATTVDPNSSTTALKGSTEEKQF from the coding sequence ATGTCGAACGTCGGACAGGCACGTACCGCCGCCGAAATCCAGAAGGACTGGGACGAGAACCCCCGCTGGACGAACGTCAAGCGCGACTACACCGCTGAGCAGGTCGCGGAGCTCCAGGGCACCGTCGTCGAGGAGCACACCCTCGCCCGCCGCGGTTCCGAGATCCTGTGGGACGCCGTCAACCAGGAGGGCGACGGCTACATCAACGCCCTCGGTGCCCTCACCGGTAACCAGGCCGTCCAGCAGGTCCGTGCCGGCCTGAAGGCCGTCTACCTCTCCGGTTGGCAGGTCGCCGGCGACGCGAACCTCGCCGGCCAGACCTACCCGGACCAGTCGCTCTACCCGGCCAACTCCGTGCCGAACGTGGTCCAGCGCATCAACAACGCCCTCTCCCGCGCCGACGAGATCTCCCGCGTCGAGGGCGACGACTCCGTCGACAACTGGCTCGTCCCGATCGTCGCCGACGGTGAGGCCGGCTTCGGTGGCGCCCTCAACGTCTACGAGCTGCAGAAGGCCATGATCAACGCCGGCGCCGCCGGTACCCACTGGGAGGACCAGCTGGCCTCCGAGAAGAAGTGCGGCCACCTCGGTGGCAAGGTGCTCATCCCGACCCAGCAGCACATCCGCACCCTGAACTCCGCCCGCCTCGCCGCGGACGTGGCAAACACCCCGACCGTCGTCGTCGCCCGTACCGACGCCGAGGCCGCCACCCTGATCACCTCCGACGTCGACGAGCGCGACCACGAGTTCCTCACCGGTGAGCGTTCCGCCGAGGGCTACTACTACACCAAGAACGGCCTCGAGCCCTGCATCGCGCGTGCGAAGTCCTTCGCTCCGTACGCCGACCTGATCTGGATGGAGACCGGTACCCCGGACCTGGAGCTCGCCAAGAAGTTCGCCGAGGGCGTCCGCTCCGAGCACCCGGACCAGCTGCTGGCCTACAACTGCTCCCCGTCCTTCAAGTGGTCCGCCCACCTGGACGACGACGAGATCGCCAAGTTCCAGAACGAGCTGGGTGCCATGGGCTTCAAGTTCCAGTTCATCACCCTGGCCGGCTTCCACGCCCTGAACTACTCCATGTTCGATCTGGCCTACGGCTACGCCCGCAACCAGATGAGCGCCTTCGTCGACCTGCAGAACCGCGAGTTCAAGGCCGCCGAGGAGCGTGGCTTCACCGCCGTCAAGCACCAGCGCGAGGTCGGCGCCGGCTACTTCGACCGGATTGCCACCACCGTGGACCCGAACTCCTCCACCACCGCCCTGAAGGGCTCCACCGAGGAGAAGCAGTTCTAG
- the lpdA gene encoding dihydrolipoyl dehydrogenase: MAEHYDVVVIGAGPGGYVAAIRAAQLGLKTAVIEKQYWGGVCLNVGCIPSKALIRNAEISHILTKEAKTFGITGDNISMDYGVAHKRSRKVSAGIVKGVHFLMKKNKITEINGLGTFTDDHTVEVTEGDDAGKTVTFDNAIIATGSVVKSLPGVTIGGNIVSYEEQILDPDAPKSMVIIGAGAIGMEFAYVLSNFGVDITIVEFMDRVLPNEDKDVSKEIAKQYKKLGVTLKTGHKTTAVRDLGGDKGVEVDIESADGSKSETIKADRVMVSIGFAPRVEGFGLEKTGVKLTERGAIDIDERMRTNVPHIYSIGDVTAKLQLAHVAEAQGVVAAETIAGAETQELGDYMNMPRATFCNPQVASFGYTEDAARKRAEEAGRDIKVATFPYSANGKAQGLGEAVGFVKVIADAEYGELIGAHLVGPDVSELLPELTLAQRYDLTAEEIGRNVHTHPTLSEAIKEAVEGIEGHMINL; the protein is encoded by the coding sequence GTGGCTGAACATTATGACGTAGTAGTAATCGGCGCGGGCCCCGGCGGGTACGTCGCCGCCATCCGAGCGGCACAGCTGGGTCTGAAGACCGCTGTGATCGAGAAGCAGTACTGGGGCGGGGTGTGCCTCAACGTGGGCTGCATCCCGTCGAAGGCGCTCATCCGTAACGCCGAGATCTCGCACATCCTCACCAAGGAAGCCAAGACCTTCGGCATCACCGGTGACAACATCTCCATGGACTACGGGGTGGCGCACAAGCGCTCCCGCAAGGTCTCGGCGGGCATCGTCAAGGGTGTCCACTTCCTCATGAAGAAGAACAAGATCACCGAGATCAACGGTCTGGGCACCTTCACCGACGACCACACCGTCGAGGTGACCGAGGGTGACGACGCCGGCAAGACGGTGACCTTCGACAACGCGATCATCGCCACCGGCTCGGTCGTCAAGTCCCTGCCCGGTGTGACCATCGGCGGCAACATCGTCTCCTACGAGGAGCAGATCCTCGACCCGGACGCCCCGAAGTCCATGGTCATCATCGGCGCCGGCGCGATCGGCATGGAGTTCGCCTACGTGCTCTCCAACTTCGGCGTGGACATCACCATCGTCGAGTTCATGGACCGCGTCCTGCCCAACGAGGACAAGGACGTCTCCAAGGAGATCGCCAAGCAGTACAAGAAGCTCGGCGTGACCCTCAAGACCGGGCACAAGACCACCGCCGTCCGCGACCTCGGCGGCGACAAGGGTGTCGAGGTGGACATCGAGTCCGCCGACGGCTCGAAGTCCGAGACGATCAAGGCCGACCGGGTCATGGTCTCCATCGGCTTCGCCCCCCGCGTCGAGGGCTTCGGCCTGGAGAAGACCGGCGTGAAGCTCACCGAACGCGGCGCCATCGACATCGACGAGCGGATGCGCACCAACGTGCCGCACATCTACTCCATCGGTGACGTCACCGCGAAGCTCCAGCTCGCCCACGTCGCCGAGGCACAGGGTGTCGTCGCCGCCGAGACGATCGCCGGTGCCGAGACCCAGGAACTCGGCGACTACATGAACATGCCGCGCGCCACCTTCTGCAACCCGCAGGTCGCGTCCTTCGGCTACACCGAGGACGCCGCCCGCAAGCGCGCCGAGGAGGCCGGCCGCGACATCAAGGTCGCGACCTTCCCCTACTCCGCCAACGGCAAGGCCCAGGGCCTGGGCGAGGCCGTCGGTTTCGTCAAGGTCATCGCGGACGCCGAGTACGGCGAGCTCATCGGCGCCCACCTGGTCGGCCCGGACGTCTCCGAACTGCTGCCGGAACTGACCCTGGCGCAGCGCTACGACCTCACCGCCGAGGAGATCGGACGCAACGTCCACACCCACCCGACCCTCTCCGAGGCCATCAAGGAGGCCGTCGAGGGGATCGAAGGGCACATGATCAACCTGTAG
- a CDS encoding MFS transporter, with translation MTTGQPNEPIPSLYPEPVPATGSGRRSRDARAWLFVAFAVFSVAWGGNEATPMLVFYRGESVFSDVFVDSLLVSYAVGIVAGLLICGPLSDRYGRKPVVLPAPLIALLGSILIASGETTEWLIFVGRILAGVGVGIAMSAGGSWIKELSTPDFDPKAGPASGAQRAAMSNTAGFGLGAGVAGILAQWGPAPGQLPYIVHIVISLIAVVGLLTVPETRQSAHLKVKGSFWADLFTPSAHHPRFLTIVTPIAPWVFGAAGVSYAIMPRLVQDQVSSPIAFSALLTVVCLGFGFGIQQFGPKINSEHNARGPLVGMVLVIIGMVIATFSAHHIAVWNTIVVAVVLGLGYGVCMVSGLTEVQRIAGPDDLGGLTAIFYTLTYIGFFFPMILTKLSSTFTYPSMLGFGVVMAVLAVIVVAVFSRRNIPGERRAAAPAQDAAA, from the coding sequence ATGACCACAGGGCAGCCGAACGAACCGATCCCCTCTCTATACCCGGAACCCGTCCCCGCGACGGGTTCCGGTCGCCGTTCCCGGGACGCCCGGGCCTGGCTCTTCGTCGCCTTCGCCGTGTTCAGCGTCGCCTGGGGCGGCAACGAGGCCACCCCGATGCTCGTGTTCTACCGCGGCGAGAGCGTCTTCAGTGACGTCTTCGTCGACTCGCTGCTCGTCTCCTACGCGGTCGGTATCGTCGCCGGCCTGCTGATCTGCGGGCCCCTGTCGGACCGCTACGGCCGCAAACCCGTCGTCCTGCCCGCCCCGCTGATCGCCCTGCTCGGCAGCATCCTCATCGCCAGCGGTGAGACCACCGAGTGGCTCATCTTCGTCGGCCGCATCCTCGCCGGCGTGGGCGTGGGCATCGCCATGTCCGCCGGCGGCTCGTGGATCAAGGAGCTGTCCACCCCCGACTTCGACCCGAAGGCCGGCCCGGCCTCCGGCGCACAGCGTGCCGCGATGTCCAACACCGCCGGTTTCGGCCTCGGCGCCGGTGTCGCCGGCATCCTCGCCCAGTGGGGCCCGGCGCCCGGCCAGCTGCCGTACATCGTCCACATCGTCATCTCGCTGATCGCCGTCGTCGGCCTCCTCACCGTCCCGGAGACCCGCCAGTCCGCCCACCTCAAGGTCAAGGGCTCGTTCTGGGCCGACCTGTTCACCCCGTCCGCCCACCACCCGCGGTTCCTCACCATCGTCACCCCGATCGCCCCCTGGGTCTTCGGCGCTGCCGGCGTGTCCTACGCCATCATGCCGCGGCTGGTCCAGGACCAGGTCTCCTCGCCGATCGCCTTCTCCGCCCTGCTCACCGTCGTCTGCCTCGGCTTCGGCTTCGGCATCCAGCAGTTCGGTCCGAAGATCAACTCCGAGCACAACGCCCGCGGCCCGCTGGTGGGCATGGTCCTCGTCATCATCGGCATGGTCATCGCCACGTTCTCCGCACACCACATCGCGGTGTGGAACACTATCGTCGTCGCGGTCGTGCTCGGTCTGGGCTACGGCGTGTGCATGGTCTCCGGCCTGACCGAGGTGCAGCGCATCGCCGGCCCGGACGACCTCGGCGGACTCACCGCGATCTTCTACACCCTGACCTACATCGGCTTCTTCTTCCCGATGATCCTGACCAAGCTGTCCTCGACCTTCACCTACCCGTCGATGCTCGGCTTCGGTGTGGTCATGGCGGTGCTCGCGGTCATCGTGGTCGCCGTGTTCTCCCGGCGGAACATTCCGGGGGAGCGTCGGGCAGCGGCTCCGGCACAGGACGCCGCCGCGTAA
- a CDS encoding alpha/beta hydrolase codes for MSSTRRHATTGMFRSRRIAAAALAAALPLSVATAVGTAGTAAAEDAPAAATVPEAFPTQAEAEKAGYVPAKEAGWRKWVYLQEDKTDDNGQVSKAGDRYTRMEELQVHSPSMGRDIPIVTIRAKEDAANAPTLYLLNGADGGSGRANWLEQSSAIDFYANKVQNVNVVIPMAGAFSYYTDWQQPSVFDKDGNEKGGVQKWETFLTSELPGVMEKNHLKTTNEKRAIVGMSMSASTTLVYAEQHPGLYDAIGSFSGCPATSGGPANSVDAVFGAKGGQVSYEQMWGDRDGDIAHRNDAQLNVDKLRDQHNIYVSSGTGLMGEHDVPSGDILRGNALGSVTPAVEGGVIEAATNNCTHAFKAKADQAGINQANNNLVFDFHPTGTHQWGYWQDDMINSWPTIAAGLGLGEGAQQLSDEYATEYRADHQGVGSAVPPLG; via the coding sequence ATGAGCTCGACCCGCCGCCACGCCACCACCGGGATGTTCCGCTCCCGCCGCATCGCCGCCGCCGCCCTGGCTGCGGCGCTTCCGCTGTCCGTCGCCACCGCGGTCGGGACCGCCGGCACCGCCGCCGCCGAGGACGCCCCGGCTGCCGCGACCGTCCCCGAGGCCTTCCCCACCCAGGCCGAGGCCGAGAAAGCCGGCTACGTCCCGGCGAAGGAGGCGGGCTGGCGCAAGTGGGTCTACCTGCAGGAGGACAAGACCGACGACAACGGCCAGGTCAGCAAGGCCGGCGACCGGTACACGCGGATGGAGGAGCTGCAGGTCCACTCCCCGTCGATGGGCCGGGACATCCCGATCGTCACCATCCGCGCGAAGGAGGACGCCGCGAACGCCCCGACGCTCTACCTGCTCAACGGCGCGGACGGCGGATCGGGCCGGGCGAACTGGCTGGAGCAGTCCAGCGCGATCGACTTCTACGCCAACAAGGTCCAGAACGTGAACGTCGTCATCCCGATGGCCGGCGCCTTCTCCTACTACACCGACTGGCAGCAGCCCAGCGTGTTCGACAAGGACGGCAACGAGAAGGGTGGCGTCCAGAAGTGGGAGACCTTCCTGACCAGCGAGCTGCCCGGGGTCATGGAGAAGAACCACCTGAAGACCACGAACGAAAAGCGCGCCATCGTCGGCATGTCGATGTCCGCCTCCACCACCCTGGTCTACGCCGAGCAGCACCCGGGCCTCTACGACGCGATCGGGTCCTTCTCCGGCTGCCCCGCCACCAGCGGTGGTCCGGCCAACAGTGTGGACGCCGTCTTCGGCGCCAAGGGCGGCCAGGTCTCCTACGAGCAGATGTGGGGTGACCGCGACGGTGACATCGCGCACCGCAACGACGCCCAGCTCAACGTCGACAAACTGCGCGACCAGCACAACATCTACGTCAGCAGCGGCACCGGCCTGATGGGTGAGCACGACGTGCCCAGCGGTGACATCCTGCGCGGCAACGCCCTCGGCTCCGTCACCCCGGCGGTCGAGGGTGGCGTGATCGAGGCCGCGACGAACAACTGCACCCACGCCTTCAAGGCGAAGGCCGATCAGGCGGGGATCAACCAGGCGAACAACAACCTGGTCTTCGACTTCCACCCGACCGGGACCCACCAGTGGGGCTACTGGCAGGACGACATGATCAACTCCTGGCCGACCATCGCCGCCGGTCTCGGCCTCGGCGAGGGTGCGCAGCAGCTCTCCGACGAGTACGCCACCGAGTACCGGGCGGACCACCAGGGCGTCGGCTCCGCCGTTCCGCCGCTCGGCTGA
- a CDS encoding malate synthase G, with the protein MTQQTERVTAGGLQVAKTLFDFVNGEVLPRTGVDQEKFWNGFGHIVAEYTPRNRELLAKRDHLQAKLDQWYADHPGKQDAEPYTAFLKEIGYLVEQPADFEIRTQNVDAEFATTAGPQLVVPILNARFAINAANARWGSLYDALYGTDAISEENGQEKGKGYNKVRGDKVIEWGRNFLDEAVPLESGSHADVEKYDISGDRFTAVIDGAEVHLQQPEVYIGYAGDKTAPTGILLKHNGLHIEIQIDPESPIGKTDKAGVKDIVIEAAVTAIMDFEDSIAAVDATDKVLGYHNWLHLNEGDLAEEITKNGRTFTRQQNDDRYFTGRDGGEIRLHGRSSMLCRNVGHLMQNPAILDAEGEEIFEGIMDAVLTAACGIPGMDVDNPRRNSREGSIYIVKPKQHGPEESAFTNDLFASVEDLLGLPRFTLKIGLMDEERRTSVNLDACIEAIADRVAFINTGFMDRTGDEIHTSLLAGPMYRKPKLKASLFMDSYENNNVDAGLAHGLSGKAQIGKGMWAKTDLMAEMLEQKIGQPQQGASTAWVPSPTGATLHATHYHLVDVFAVQEKLMTDGRRDSLPGILTVPVAAAKVGEDEAVWTPEEIQEELDDNCQSILGYVVRWVEQGVGCSKVPDIHDIDLMEDRATCRINSQLLANWLKHGVVTEDQVIEALQRMAQVVDRQNAGDEAYRDMAPDYDNSVAWKAARDLILLGTSQPSGYTEPILHARRLEFKELHGIA; encoded by the coding sequence ATGACACAGCAGACGGAACGCGTCACCGCCGGAGGCCTCCAGGTCGCGAAGACCCTGTTCGACTTCGTCAACGGTGAGGTTCTGCCTCGCACCGGGGTGGACCAGGAGAAGTTCTGGAACGGTTTCGGACACATCGTCGCCGAGTACACCCCGCGCAACCGCGAGCTGCTCGCCAAGCGTGACCACCTGCAGGCCAAGCTCGACCAGTGGTACGCCGACCACCCGGGCAAGCAGGACGCGGAGCCGTACACCGCGTTCCTCAAGGAGATCGGCTACCTCGTCGAGCAGCCGGCGGACTTCGAGATCCGGACGCAGAACGTGGACGCCGAGTTCGCCACGACCGCCGGCCCGCAGCTGGTCGTCCCGATCCTCAACGCCCGCTTCGCCATCAACGCCGCCAACGCGCGCTGGGGTTCCCTCTACGACGCGCTCTACGGCACCGACGCCATCTCCGAGGAGAACGGCCAGGAGAAGGGCAAGGGCTACAACAAGGTCCGCGGCGACAAGGTCATCGAGTGGGGCCGCAACTTCCTCGACGAAGCCGTCCCGCTGGAGTCCGGCTCCCACGCCGACGTCGAGAAGTACGACATCTCCGGTGACCGCTTCACCGCCGTCATCGACGGTGCCGAGGTCCACCTGCAGCAGCCCGAGGTCTACATCGGCTACGCCGGCGACAAGACCGCGCCGACCGGCATCCTGCTGAAGCACAACGGCCTGCACATCGAGATCCAGATCGACCCGGAGTCCCCGATCGGCAAGACCGACAAGGCCGGCGTCAAGGACATCGTCATCGAGGCCGCGGTCACCGCGATCATGGACTTCGAGGATTCGATCGCCGCCGTCGACGCGACCGACAAGGTCCTCGGCTACCACAACTGGCTGCACCTCAACGAGGGTGACCTGGCCGAGGAGATCACGAAGAACGGCCGCACCTTCACCCGCCAGCAGAACGACGACCGCTACTTCACCGGCCGCGACGGCGGCGAGATCCGGCTGCACGGCCGGTCCTCCATGCTGTGCCGCAACGTCGGCCACCTCATGCAGAACCCCGCGATCCTCGATGCCGAGGGCGAGGAGATCTTCGAGGGCATCATGGACGCCGTCCTGACTGCCGCCTGCGGTATCCCCGGCATGGACGTCGACAACCCGCGCCGGAACTCCCGCGAGGGCTCGATCTACATCGTCAAGCCGAAGCAGCACGGTCCGGAGGAGTCCGCCTTCACCAACGACCTGTTCGCCTCCGTCGAGGATCTCCTCGGCCTGCCGCGCTTCACCCTGAAGATCGGTCTGATGGACGAGGAGCGCCGCACCTCCGTCAACCTCGACGCCTGCATCGAGGCGATCGCCGACCGCGTGGCCTTCATCAACACCGGCTTCATGGACCGCACCGGCGACGAGATCCACACCTCGCTGCTGGCCGGCCCGATGTACCGCAAGCCGAAGCTCAAGGCGTCCCTGTTCATGGACTCCTACGAGAACAACAACGTCGACGCGGGTCTGGCCCACGGCCTGTCCGGCAAGGCGCAGATCGGTAAGGGCATGTGGGCCAAGACCGACCTGATGGCCGAGATGCTGGAGCAGAAGATCGGCCAGCCGCAGCAGGGTGCCTCCACCGCGTGGGTCCCCTCGCCGACCGGTGCGACGCTGCACGCCACCCACTACCACCTGGTGGACGTCTTCGCCGTCCAGGAGAAGCTCATGACGGACGGACGCCGTGACTCGCTCCCGGGCATCCTGACCGTGCCTGTGGCGGCCGCGAAGGTCGGCGAGGACGAGGCGGTCTGGACCCCCGAGGAGATCCAGGAGGAGCTTGACGACAACTGCCAGTCGATCCTGGGCTACGTGGTCCGCTGGGTCGAGCAGGGTGTCGGCTGCTCCAAGGTGCCGGACATCCACGACATCGACCTCATGGAGGACCGCGCGACCTGCCGCATCAACTCGCAGCTGCTCGCCAACTGGCTGAAGCACGGTGTGGTCACCGAGGACCAGGTCATCGAGGCGCTGCAGCGGATGGCCCAGGTCGTCGACCGTCAGAACGCCGGTGACGAGGCCTACCGCGACATGGCGCCGGACTACGACAACTCCGTGGCCTGGAAGGCTGCCCGCGATCTCATCCTGCTGGGCACCTCGCAGCCCTCCGGCTACACCGAGCCGATCCTGCACGCCCGTCGTCTGGAGTTCAAGGAGCTCCACGGCATCGCGTAG
- a CDS encoding TIGR03086 family metal-binding protein has protein sequence MALPQGTADRFRAVAEGFTAQVAGITGDGWDAQTPCTEWRARDLVGHIISWATPALEDVGVTVELSGDKNSDPAGAWREFTAVAQAAVDDPATADAPVTRGPIPGQSLARNVAGFLIPDIFMHTWDLARSQGRDVELDPDFAEKNLAGFIALGDKLRVGGSFGAPVEAPADATSTVRLMAYIGRDPRFGLD, from the coding sequence ATGGCGTTGCCGCAGGGCACGGCCGACAGGTTCCGCGCGGTCGCGGAGGGATTCACGGCACAGGTCGCCGGCATCACCGGTGACGGCTGGGACGCGCAGACCCCGTGCACGGAGTGGCGGGCCCGCGACCTCGTCGGTCACATCATCAGCTGGGCGACCCCGGCGCTCGAGGACGTCGGCGTGACGGTGGAACTCAGCGGGGACAAGAACTCGGATCCGGCGGGGGCGTGGCGGGAGTTCACCGCCGTCGCCCAGGCGGCGGTCGACGATCCGGCGACGGCGGACGCCCCGGTGACCCGTGGTCCGATCCCCGGCCAGTCGCTGGCCCGGAACGTCGCCGGTTTCCTCATCCCCGACATCTTCATGCACACCTGGGATCTCGCCCGGTCGCAGGGCCGCGACGTGGAGCTCGACCCGGACTTCGCGGAGAAGAACCTCGCCGGCTTCATCGCCCTGGGCGACAAGCTGCGCGTCGGCGGCTCCTTCGGCGCCCCGGTCGAGGCTCCGGCGGACGCCACCTCGACCGTGCGGCTGATGGCCTACATCGGCCGGGATCCGCGGTTCGGGCTGGACTGA
- a CDS encoding acyl-CoA dehydrogenase codes for MSNSTQEDAATGAAASAAAASVPAGLPRRTTDGPAKLRMKADAAQRAAIAAELQAALDGPYAASRAAARDLITDRDLRPDDTLPLDEARERTLSQLFDLLATGAPRGAFRTDHGGTGDIGATLSAIETVGGADLSLMVKAGVQWGLWGGAVENLGTDRHVPLIRDIMELRVPGSFGMTERGHGSDVQALETTAVYDRATHEFVIHTPTPMAEKWYIGNAAKHATMAAVFCQLYTPAGDYEEQAAGADATSVPESWGDSHGVHCLVVPLRDADGNALPGVGIGDHGYKGGLKGVDNGTLRFDHVRVPRENLLNRFADVSEDGAYSSPIESDGARFFTMLGALIRGRITVGASAGSAARTSLTIATKYATKRRQFAPDDSMPESRLIEHRKHRLRLIPLIAKSYAMQLASNKLISRLAELETTVPDRTAMTKEQSANQRELEAHAAALKAAGTAHATRTIQECREACGGAGYMAENLLTTFKGDSDVFTTFEGDNVVMMQLAAKELLTGFSREMGNLGPLEVVRFGLDSFGTLLKRRTAAEKIIQSLVDSVTDRETTSLFDPAYQVELLTERENRLLMSLIRRIRPAQKMDTADAAALVDSTQDHMLSCAWAHVDRIVLEALLEAEAGLPDGQAKQIMEQIRDVYLLSLINDNSGWYQEQNILNGARTKAARAALNDLVDSLGPWAETLVDAFAVPESVLDIPLLADVSDPTALTFRCDTDPAAGM; via the coding sequence ATGTCCAACTCCACACAGGAAGACGCCGCCACCGGCGCCGCCGCCTCCGCTGCCGCCGCCTCCGTCCCGGCCGGGCTGCCCCGCCGCACCACGGACGGCCCGGCGAAACTCCGCATGAAGGCGGACGCCGCCCAACGTGCCGCCATCGCCGCCGAGCTGCAGGCCGCCCTCGACGGCCCCTACGCCGCCTCCCGCGCCGCCGCCCGCGACCTCATCACCGACCGGGACCTGCGGCCCGATGACACGCTCCCCCTCGACGAGGCCCGCGAACGCACCCTGTCCCAGCTGTTCGACCTGCTGGCCACCGGTGCCCCGCGCGGCGCCTTCCGCACCGACCACGGCGGCACCGGCGACATCGGCGCCACCCTCTCCGCCATCGAGACCGTCGGCGGTGCGGACCTGTCGCTCATGGTCAAGGCCGGCGTCCAGTGGGGCCTGTGGGGCGGTGCTGTGGAGAACCTCGGCACCGACCGCCACGTGCCGCTGATCAGGGACATCATGGAGCTGCGCGTCCCCGGGTCCTTCGGGATGACCGAGCGCGGCCACGGCTCCGACGTCCAGGCCCTGGAGACCACCGCCGTCTACGACCGGGCGACCCACGAGTTCGTCATCCACACCCCCACCCCCATGGCGGAGAAGTGGTACATCGGCAATGCCGCCAAGCACGCGACGATGGCCGCGGTCTTCTGCCAGCTCTACACCCCGGCCGGGGACTACGAGGAGCAGGCCGCCGGAGCGGACGCCACGTCGGTGCCGGAATCCTGGGGAGATTCCCACGGCGTGCACTGTCTCGTCGTCCCGCTGCGCGACGCCGACGGGAACGCCCTGCCCGGGGTGGGAATCGGCGACCACGGCTACAAGGGCGGGCTGAAGGGCGTGGACAACGGCACGCTGCGCTTCGACCACGTCCGCGTCCCGCGGGAGAACCTGCTCAACCGCTTCGCCGACGTCTCGGAGGACGGGGCGTACTCCTCCCCCATCGAGTCCGACGGCGCCCGGTTCTTCACCATGCTCGGCGCCCTGATCCGCGGCCGGATCACCGTCGGCGCCTCCGCCGGCTCCGCCGCCCGTACCTCGCTGACCATCGCCACGAAGTACGCCACGAAGCGCCGCCAGTTCGCCCCGGACGACTCGATGCCGGAATCGCGCCTCATCGAGCACCGCAAGCACCGGCTGCGCCTCATCCCGCTCATCGCGAAGTCCTATGCCATGCAGCTGGCGTCCAACAAGCTGATCTCCCGGCTCGCCGAGCTGGAGACCACCGTGCCCGACCGCACGGCCATGACGAAGGAACAGTCCGCCAACCAGCGCGAACTCGAGGCACACGCCGCCGCGCTGAAGGCCGCCGGCACCGCGCACGCCACCCGCACCATCCAGGAGTGCCGGGAGGCCTGCGGCGGCGCCGGCTACATGGCCGAGAACCTGCTCACCACCTTCAAGGGCGACTCGGACGTCTTCACCACCTTCGAGGGCGACAATGTCGTCATGATGCAGCTCGCCGCCAAGGAACTGCTCACCGGCTTCTCCCGGGAGATGGGCAACCTCGGCCCGCTGGAGGTCGTCCGCTTCGGCCTCGACAGTTTCGGGACGCTGCTCAAGCGCCGCACCGCCGCGGAGAAGATCATCCAGTCCCTCGTCGACTCGGTCACCGACCGGGAGACCACCTCCCTGTTCGACCCCGCCTACCAGGTCGAACTGCTCACCGAGCGGGAGAACCGGCTGCTCATGAGCCTCATCCGCCGCATCCGGCCCGCCCAGAAGATGGACACCGCCGATGCCGCCGCCCTCGTCGACAGCACCCAGGACCACATGCTCAGCTGCGCCTGGGCACACGTCGACCGGATCGTGCTGGAGGCCCTCCTCGAAGCCGAGGCCGGGCTGCCCGACGGGCAGGCCAAGCAGATCATGGAGCAGATCCGCGACGTCTACCTGCTCAGCCTCATCAACGACAACAGCGGCTGGTACCAGGAACAGAACATCCTCAACGGGGCGCGCACCAAGGCCGCCCGGGCCGCGCTCAACGACCTCGTCGATTCGCTCGGCCCCTGGGCCGAAACGCTCGTGGACGCCTTCGCCGTGCCGGAATCCGTCCTCGACATCCCGCTGCTCGCCGACGTCAGCGATCCGACCGCACTGACCTTCCGGTGTGACACGGACCCCGCGGCGGGGATGTAG